CTGGGTTTCCGGCTTCAACTGCCCGGTTTCTGCCCGGTCCATGGATATGGTAAAGGTATTGCCCAGGTGATAGCCCAGGTCTGGATAGTACAGATGATAGCGCTCATAAGTGCTGGTGAACAACACTCTAGGGATTATCCCAACAAAGAAAACCAACATGACAATCAGCATGAGCACTACGGTTATCTTCACTCTGCTCTTCATCAGGGTAGACAGACCAACCGCGATGGAACCAAAAACAATGGTCACTAGAAGTGAGTAGAGAAACATCCAGGGCAAAAGACCTATGAGGGCATCAAAGGTATCCGGGTCGATGGGCACCACAATCCAGAACACCAGAACAGACAGAAGCAAGACGGTCGCTTGTAGAAGCGCGGTGTTCAGTACCAGAGCCAGGAATTTCCCCAGCACTATCTCCGATCTCTTTATCGGCTTGGTTACTAGGAGAAGCAGGGTGCCGTCAGAATCCTCCTTGGAGATAAAGCCGGCGGCTGTGGCAACCACTGATAACACCAGAAAGAAGCCTGCCAACCACATATAGAGGAGTATGGCAAAGTTGTCGATTACGTAGTGGGTTTGCATCTCCAGAGACATGGGGGTCTTTGCCATCTCGGATCGCCACGCGAAGGATACAGCTAGCGGTATCGATAAACCAATGAGAACGAGCAGTATTGTGCGCTTGAGGCTCATTAAATCGCCCAGGGTCTTGCCCAAGACAACCTGAAATCTCATTCCTTCTCCATTATCGCTTTGCGGTAGATAGTCTCCAGGGTTATTTCCTCTCTGCTGAAGTGTTCCAGCAATGTCCCCGTTTCGGCAATGGCCTTCACCACTTCCTGCTTCAACCTCTCGTCGTCTTCAGTCGCAAGGTGGGCGAAGCCCTCGGCATCAAACCAAATGTCCGCCAGCGTCACCTTTTTCTTCAGAGTCTTCAGGACAGCCTCGTTGTTCGAGGTCTTCAACAAGTAGCGGTTCCTGGAGTATGCTTTCTTGAGATTGGTCATGCTGTCCTCCGCTACTATCTGACCCTTGTTGATCAGAGTTGCAGAATCAACCAACTGCTCGAGCTCTGACAGAATATGGCTGCTGATGAAGATAGTGATCCCTCGCCTCCTTGAAGTCTCCCGTAATTTGTCGAGGATTGACATCCTGCCTGTGGGATCAAGGTTGGCCGTTGGTTCATCCAGGATGAGAACCTCTGGCTCGTGAATCAGGGCTTGAGCAAGACTGAGCCTCTGCTTCATACCGGCGCTGAAGCCCTTTACTTTCGCTTCCACAAAGTCGCCCAGCTCAATCCAATCCAGGAGTTCTGCAGCTTTCCCCCGCACGTCGCCCTTCACTCCACTCAGTCTTGCCATATAGACCAGATAGTCAATGGCGGCCATATCGCTGTAGAAGGAAGGGCGCTCCGGGGAGTAGCCCACCAGCTGTCTTGCTGGCACTGATCCAAGGGGATAGCCCTTGATGGATCCTGCACCGGCGGTGCACCTTATAGCGCCCACCAGCATCTTGATGGTAGTTGTTTTCCCTGCCCCGTTTGGTCCGATGAAACCATGGACAGTGCCTTCCTCAATCTTTACATCGATGCCATCCACAGCCTTGAACTTCCCGAAGCGTTTGGTCAGCTGGCTGGTCTCAATCATCAGACTCTTATTCAACGTCGTATTCCTTTGCGGCGATATCGGGTGAATACTCTCCGTAGTACCGGTGAAATGGCCACCAAAGCAAGCACCACCATGGCCACCCAGGCAAGCGGCACGGCTATGTCACCTTTTTTCACTGTAAATGTCGCTGTAACGGACACATCCCTGCCATATTCATCCATAGAACGGACCATTAGTTCGTGCTCCCCCCGAGCAATCGCTACAGTGACCTCGGTCTCGTTAGTCCGGGCCACCTCAATCCCATCGATGAATACCAGGTTGAGAGCTCCCGGATCGGCACCTTCCCATTGGATTCTGATGGGGGAGGTTCCGGTATCCCCATCGCCCGGGGAAGTAATGCGGAGATTGCTGGCCAGGTCGAGGAAGTAGAGTTCCCCGCTCAACCCTAACATAACCAGCTTGCCCTGTGCTCCTGTATCCATGAGACCTGAGCCGGCTATCCGGAACTCAGCTATCTCACGCTCATTCACCAGGTCAACCACCATCAGTTGTACTTCCTTCTCTGCGCCCGTCTCGCCTATCATTGACAGCACCGCTATCTCCCTGACTCCGTCCTGATTGAAATCGGCTACCGGCTCGATGAAGGCGCCGGGCTGCCATCTGCGATCCCACTTCCTATTTTCATCGAACTTCTCGATGGCAATGTCCTTTAGGAGTTGATTATTAACGACGTCATATACCACCACGCGTGCCCCAGGCTGGTCCGGCAGGAACTTGATCAGAGCAAGTTCAGCAATTCCATCACCGTTCAGGTCTGGTATCGTAGTAACTGGCATAAGCTCCCGCAGATTGATCTGATCGAACATGCCGCATCCCTGAAACTCCGTGAATTGCCACATGCTGTTTCCATCTTTTCCACTCAAGACTTCTACCAGCGGTCTCCCCTCATAATCACTACTCCTCCTCCAGTAAAAGACAGGGTCAAGGTAGCCATCATTATTGAAGTCGGCAGTGGAGAAATCGCACCCGTTGTCCTCCCCTTCCCATTCCCTTTCAATCAACATCTTCCCGCTATCCGGCGAGCATATCCTCCAAAGACGAGGGCGGTTCTCTCGGTTCACAAAAAAGGAGGCTTCCCTGATGCCATCACCATCTATATCATCGACCAGGCTCATCTCGTGTGGGTTCGTATTCTCCTTTAGACCGGCCTTGAATATCGACTGAGCAGGAGGGTCAGACCTGAAATCCAGTCTGTCTTCTTCCCAGGCACTTATCAGCGTATACACTGCCGAGTAATCACAAGCTACCAGGTCATCTACACCGTCGCCGTTTACATCACCAGGAGACTGATAGCATGTATCCCATTGGGCTTTGGTTTCCATCCCCGTGGGGTTTAACCTGAAGAAGGGATCTTCGTATACCCAGGGGTTGTTGGTCTTGGTCCACAGAAGCTCACCCTTGGGGCTGATGAGGAATATGTCTTGACGACAGCCGACTATGAAAGCGATCTCTCCCCGGACATTGATGATATCCAGGGATTCTATTTGCTTATAGATCTTTTTCCCTTGCCCCCACGCTTCCATATCGCTGCTTAGCTGCTGCACCTGCCCATCCAGCCAATCAGGGTTATATTCGCCTTTTTGAGTCAGTATCTGCTGTACAAAATCGTCCACCAATGCCTTCAGATATGGCCTTTCATCAAGTCTCTCATAAGCATCATAGTAGGTTTCCTTTACGCCCTTGCTCAGTATTTCACCAACTAATGACTTAAATTCTTCAGGGGACGAGTTCTTTGCCTTGTAGAGCTGATCCCAGAGGCCGTAGTAGTCCTGAGTCACCACTGGCTGGTCGAGCAGGATTGAGCCATCTCTGCCGCTGAAAGCCATTATTGCGAAACCCTCTCCGGTCTCTCCCGCTGACCGGGGACATGCAAAACCAACGATATCCTGCTTCCCGTCTCCATTGATGTCCGGGCTCACCTGGATGCCGGCTATGCCCTCGATAGTTGATAGCTCTTCGTAGGGTATCTCATAGGACCAGGCTTTCTCTTGGGTGGCTCCATCTATCACATATAGTATCCTCGCACCGACCCCATCTCCCCAGTTTCCAATTTGCTGTTTTGACCAGACGAACAAATCCTGTGTGGCATCCCCGGTGAAATCGCCTTTCTCCACAGCAACATCGTTTATCCGTGGATAGTGCCACAGTACCTCACCCTGCGAGGAGACACAAAGCAGGTCTTCATAGTCAGAGACCAGGATAAAGCTGCCATCGCCGAATTCCTTCACCCAGTATTCACTCGTGCCTGTGGAGGAGGTGGACGTTATCTCCAGGGTCTCCGTCGCTTCCCCATCCTGAATGCTGACCGCCTCCACCTTTGCTGTAGAGCCGGACTTCTCCTGCGGCAGGAGAATGACCTGCTTTCCATCGAGATGGGCTGTCTCCACACTGGCCATGCTCCCTAAGTCCAGGCCGGGCTTTTTCCAGATCACCTCTCCTGAGGCGGAATCTATCAGAAACAGGCCTGAAGTCCCGGCATATCCTTGATTTCCTGTGCCACTCTTTTGCCCCACGTAAGTGGAGGCCAGGATTTCTCCGATACCATCCCCACTGACGTCATCGACCATAGAAACCCTTAGGTTAAAGAAATTGGAGTCCCCGGGGCCGGTGGGCAAATTGTTCTTCTGCTGGTAGTATTGATATTGCAGGCTGGAACTGTATTCAATAAGTGGCACGGTTTCCCAGGCACAGGTTTTGTCTTTCAGATCGATGAGGCGCACCTTGCCATCCTCGGAACCCGCTATGACCTTTTCTCTGCCGTTCACCTTTATGGGCACAATATCCCAGATTGACCTGTCGATAACCCATTTGTTGCCCCCGTCATCAAATACGGTGCACTCCTCTGCCAATTTCTCTCCCCAGATCAGGTTGCCCTTTGCCCCGCTGACAACATAGATAGAGCCGGTCTGGGCTCCTATCACAAGATCTTGCTGCCCGTCTCCATCTACATCGGGAACAACCCTTACCTGCCAAAGGTTGTCATCAGCCTTGAATCGCCAGATCTCTTCGCCGGTTTGCCCGTTAAGGAGGTAGAGGTAGTAGCCTGAAGTGGCAGCTATATCCTGATAACCATCCGAATTTACGTCGTTGATTGTTTCTACATCGAAGGTGGAGGTTTGGATGTCGGTCCATAGCAGATCTTCCAGAAAAGCCGCCTGCTTGGGGGAGAATTGCCAGATCTTCTTACCACTATAGCCATCATAGCAACGAATATTCGGGAAATTTGTGTCATCGACTGCTACCACTATCTCTTGCTGACCATCTCCGGTCGTATCATTCAGCATAGAAATGTCCGAAACCGAGCCGGGTGTGGAGATGTACCTCTGTATGCCACCTCCCTCAGCGACTATGTACAAGCCTTTTGACGTCCCAATGAGGACAACACTCTCTCCACTCAGTTGGGCAACCCTGATTTCGGTTGAGACACTGCCGGCCAGGCCTATCTGGACACAGTCTACGGAGGACTCTTGTGCGGCTGAATCACCAGAGGTATAGGACTCCGAGGC
The DNA window shown above is from Chloroflexota bacterium and carries:
- a CDS encoding ABC transporter ATP-binding protein produces the protein MNKSLMIETSQLTKRFGKFKAVDGIDVKIEEGTVHGFIGPNGAGKTTTIKMLVGAIRCTAGAGSIKGYPLGSVPARQLVGYSPERPSFYSDMAAIDYLVYMARLSGVKGDVRGKAAELLDWIELGDFVEAKVKGFSAGMKQRLSLAQALIHEPEVLILDEPTANLDPTGRMSILDKLRETSRRRGITIFISSHILSELEQLVDSATLINKGQIVAEDSMTNLKKAYSRNRYLLKTSNNEAVLKTLKKKVTLADIWFDAEGFAHLATEDDERLKQEVVKAIAETGTLLEHFSREEITLETIYRKAIMEKE
- a CDS encoding ABC transporter permease subunit, which gives rise to MRFQVVLGKTLGDLMSLKRTILLVLIGLSIPLAVSFAWRSEMAKTPMSLEMQTHYVIDNFAILLYMWLAGFFLVLSVVATAAGFISKEDSDGTLLLLVTKPIKRSEIVLGKFLALVLNTALLQATVLLLSVLVFWIVVPIDPDTFDALIGLLPWMFLYSLLVTIVFGSIAVGLSTLMKSRVKITVVLMLIVMLVFFVGIIPRVLFTSTYERYHLYYPDLGYHLGNTFTISMDRAETGQLKPETQAFMTVFAGTYKGVQEGLDPDIGAMPPSLEMTNYVAPTISVVILIGISVIMLILAMWAIERKEVH
- a CDS encoding PQQ-binding-like beta-propeller repeat protein, whose amino-acid sequence is MRWGDPGAPVLRAFAVIALFTAVIVSGLLSPLPGGLLASESYTSGDSAAQESSVDCVQIGLAGSVSTEIRVAQLSGESVVLIGTSKGLYIVAEGGGIQRYISTPGSVSDISMLNDTTGDGQQEIVVAVDDTNFPNIRCYDGYSGKKIWQFSPKQAAFLEDLLWTDIQTSTFDVETINDVNSDGYQDIAATSGYYLYLLNGQTGEEIWRFKADDNLWQVRVVPDVDGDGQQDLVIGAQTGSIYVVSGAKGNLIWGEKLAEECTVFDDGGNKWVIDRSIWDIVPIKVNGREKVIAGSEDGKVRLIDLKDKTCAWETVPLIEYSSSLQYQYYQQKNNLPTGPGDSNFFNLRVSMVDDVSGDGIGEILASTYVGQKSGTGNQGYAGTSGLFLIDSASGEVIWKKPGLDLGSMASVETAHLDGKQVILLPQEKSGSTAKVEAVSIQDGEATETLEITSTSSTGTSEYWVKEFGDGSFILVSDYEDLLCVSSQGEVLWHYPRINDVAVEKGDFTGDATQDLFVWSKQQIGNWGDGVGARILYVIDGATQEKAWSYEIPYEELSTIEGIAGIQVSPDINGDGKQDIVGFACPRSAGETGEGFAIMAFSGRDGSILLDQPVVTQDYYGLWDQLYKAKNSSPEEFKSLVGEILSKGVKETYYDAYERLDERPYLKALVDDFVQQILTQKGEYNPDWLDGQVQQLSSDMEAWGQGKKIYKQIESLDIINVRGEIAFIVGCRQDIFLISPKGELLWTKTNNPWVYEDPFFRLNPTGMETKAQWDTCYQSPGDVNGDGVDDLVACDYSAVYTLISAWEEDRLDFRSDPPAQSIFKAGLKENTNPHEMSLVDDIDGDGIREASFFVNRENRPRLWRICSPDSGKMLIEREWEGEDNGCDFSTADFNNDGYLDPVFYWRRSSDYEGRPLVEVLSGKDGNSMWQFTEFQGCGMFDQINLRELMPVTTIPDLNGDGIAELALIKFLPDQPGARVVVYDVVNNQLLKDIAIEKFDENRKWDRRWQPGAFIEPVADFNQDGVREIAVLSMIGETGAEKEVQLMVVDLVNEREIAEFRIAGSGLMDTGAQGKLVMLGLSGELYFLDLASNLRITSPGDGDTGTSPIRIQWEGADPGALNLVFIDGIEVARTNETEVTVAIARGEHELMVRSMDEYGRDVSVTATFTVKKGDIAVPLAWVAMVVLALVAISPVLRRVFTRYRRKGIRR